The Pirellulimonas nuda genome includes a region encoding these proteins:
- a CDS encoding HEAT repeat domain-containing protein, which yields MLSSPCHAQTPAANANSPAVQAALDLPRTLPRHYIEAAGALVDLGRADLAGPILEELIALNLDDTAKAELVDHVGSAVLLRMSRSTALPATVAPFVQSCLDASMAVRSSPERLAELTKLLSDPARVGAALEEIGQTGEAGVAYFVAALATAQDDEQRNRIREALVRLAPESTPALYAALQSDNPAVRTQAAYALGQAGAPQAVALLVAPAVVAPYDSAEAKAARWSLQELTDTLPSTASADAVISKELKQIAAGVPVMRPNANGQVALWVWDQKGAQRVDVPLHDAGVVFSAWLARDRWRLAPQSEAKRIDAVVFDLERVALLKSHGVDAAPYKELEADKLPTYDLSQGLACALAGARHGAARRLCELLGERKDVAALHSGGGLPSALSRALSSPSRSVRFAALSAIMAINPQSPYAGSNRLIDAVIDFAAGGGTPSAVVAMPNQQRSSTLAGLLNGQQVDGMPTNRGDRAIDLAAGPNVEMAFVDLAILLPGVRETLFQIRRGPGGGELPIALLASEGRLDEAKKIASEHSRVVAFPRPQTPAAVEAIVARLRGFTPGMDDMQVRDDRAAKARDWLTGLITSGPQFYNLAGKALEVAALLASLPPSEAIKPLAVTGAPEAQRMLIDYVNAASLPIADRRAAAEALAENIAAHGILLDSNELLTQYDRYNASESADAETQQVLGRVLDALERRQPDSEKRPQVDAE from the coding sequence ATGCTCAGCTCACCCTGCCACGCTCAAACACCCGCGGCAAACGCCAATAGCCCCGCGGTTCAGGCGGCGCTCGACCTGCCGCGGACCCTGCCGCGGCACTACATCGAGGCGGCCGGCGCGCTGGTGGACCTCGGCCGGGCCGACCTTGCCGGGCCGATCCTCGAAGAGCTCATCGCGCTGAACCTCGACGACACGGCCAAGGCGGAACTGGTTGACCACGTTGGCTCGGCGGTGCTGCTGCGGATGAGCCGATCGACGGCGCTCCCCGCCACGGTCGCCCCGTTCGTGCAGTCGTGCCTCGACGCGTCGATGGCCGTACGCTCGAGCCCCGAGCGGCTGGCGGAGCTCACAAAGCTGCTGAGCGATCCGGCCCGTGTGGGCGCCGCTTTGGAAGAGATCGGCCAGACCGGCGAGGCGGGCGTCGCGTACTTTGTGGCCGCACTGGCCACGGCCCAAGACGACGAGCAGCGTAACCGCATCCGCGAGGCGCTGGTGCGGCTGGCGCCGGAGTCGACCCCCGCGCTCTACGCGGCGCTGCAGTCGGACAACCCCGCGGTGCGCACCCAGGCCGCCTACGCGTTGGGGCAGGCCGGCGCGCCGCAGGCCGTGGCGCTGCTGGTAGCGCCGGCCGTCGTGGCGCCGTACGACAGCGCCGAAGCCAAGGCCGCCCGCTGGTCGCTGCAGGAGCTCACCGACACACTCCCCAGCACCGCCTCGGCAGACGCCGTGATCTCGAAGGAGCTCAAGCAAATTGCGGCCGGCGTGCCGGTCATGCGTCCCAACGCGAACGGGCAGGTCGCCCTGTGGGTGTGGGACCAGAAAGGGGCGCAGCGGGTCGACGTGCCGCTGCACGACGCCGGCGTGGTGTTCTCTGCCTGGCTCGCGCGCGACCGCTGGCGGCTTGCGCCGCAGAGCGAGGCCAAGCGGATCGACGCCGTGGTGTTCGACCTGGAGCGCGTCGCGCTGCTCAAGTCGCACGGCGTCGACGCGGCGCCCTACAAGGAACTTGAGGCCGATAAGCTGCCCACCTACGACCTCTCCCAGGGCCTCGCCTGCGCGCTGGCCGGCGCCCGCCACGGCGCGGCCCGCAGGCTGTGCGAGCTGCTGGGCGAGCGGAAAGACGTCGCCGCGCTGCACAGCGGCGGAGGGCTCCCCTCGGCGCTGTCGCGGGCGCTTAGCTCGCCGAGCCGATCGGTCCGCTTCGCCGCGCTCTCGGCCATCATGGCGATCAACCCGCAGAGCCCCTACGCCGGCTCAAACCGGCTGATCGACGCGGTGATCGACTTCGCCGCGGGGGGGGGAACCCCCTCGGCCGTGGTGGCGATGCCCAACCAGCAACGCTCCTCCACCCTGGCGGGGCTGCTCAACGGCCAGCAGGTCGACGGCATGCCGACCAATCGCGGCGACCGCGCGATCGACCTGGCCGCGGGGCCGAACGTCGAGATGGCCTTCGTCGACCTGGCGATCTTGCTGCCGGGGGTCCGCGAAACGCTGTTCCAGATCCGCCGCGGCCCCGGCGGGGGCGAGCTCCCCATCGCGCTATTGGCCTCCGAGGGGCGCCTCGATGAGGCAAAGAAGATCGCCAGCGAGCACAGCCGCGTCGTCGCTTTCCCTCGCCCGCAAACCCCCGCCGCGGTCGAGGCGATCGTCGCCCGGCTGCGTGGGTTCACCCCCGGCATGGACGACATGCAGGTCCGCGACGACCGCGCCGCCAAGGCGCGCGACTGGCTCACCGGCCTGATTACTTCTGGCCCGCAGTTCTACAACCTGGCCGGCAAGGCGCTGGAAGTAGCGGCGCTGCTCGCCTCGCTCCCCCCCAGCGAGGCCATCAAGCCGCTGGCGGTGACCGGCGCCCCCGAGGCGCAGCGGATGCTAATCGACTACGTCAACGCCGCGTCGCTCCCCATCGCCGACCGCCGCGCCGCCGCCGAGGCGCTCGCAGAGAACATCGCCGCCCACGGCATCCTGCTCGATTCCAATGAGTTGCTGACCCAGTACGACCGCTACAACGCCAGCGAGTCGGCCGACGCCGAAACCCAACAGGTGCTCGGCCGCGTGCTCGACGCGCTGGAGCGCCGCCAGCCCGACAGCGAGAAGCGGCCGCAAGTTGACGCAGAATGA